The Candidatus Melainabacteria bacterium genome includes a window with the following:
- a CDS encoding MerR family transcriptional regulator, with product MVYKLGILSAGNSMTELMSINAVAARLALSVHQLRRWELMFGLEIKRGRGQQRQYRAEDLSVLERIKELVDQGWPTSQIRPQLEAEGLVSPKLIGLPTPPGNPEVLMEALIGFRSFTERRFIEISRQIDELRQLLISVTLKQELQGELSSPWQPMPQEFVPEVKASPAEEINLGPAVNLNVAAEEPSPSDSDLLGLGEVTDQNYLTILGRALDLVGWTDEQADAFSSKSYNVAHWDELGRSQAERLIEHLITVMNGETAAP from the coding sequence CCTGGCACTGTCTGTTCACCAGTTAAGACGCTGGGAGTTGATGTTCGGGCTTGAAATCAAACGCGGTCGTGGACAACAGCGCCAATACCGTGCCGAAGACTTATCCGTTCTGGAACGCATCAAAGAGCTCGTAGATCAGGGCTGGCCTACTTCTCAAATTCGCCCGCAGCTCGAAGCCGAAGGTCTGGTTTCACCGAAATTGATAGGACTGCCAACTCCTCCAGGCAACCCTGAAGTCTTGATGGAAGCTCTGATTGGCTTTAGAAGTTTTACGGAACGACGCTTCATTGAAATCTCCAGGCAAATAGATGAACTGAGACAGCTCCTCATTTCTGTAACTCTCAAGCAAGAACTGCAAGGGGAGCTGAGCTCGCCCTGGCAACCAATGCCGCAAGAATTCGTGCCTGAAGTAAAAGCGTCCCCTGCTGAAGAGATAAATCTCGGACCAGCTGTTAATCTCAATGTCGCAGCAGAAGAACCGAGTCCAAGCGATAGCGACCTGCTTGGATTAGGTGAAGTCACCGATCAGAATTACCTGACCATTCTGGGCAGAGCGCTCGATCTGGTCGGCTGGACAGACGAACAAGCCGACGCCTTTTCAAGCAAGTCATACAACGTCGCACACTGGGATGAACTGGGTCGCAGTCAAGCTGAAAGACTGATCGAACACCTGATCACCGTCATGAACGGCGAAACTGCCGCGCCGTAA
- a CDS encoding HD domain-containing protein → MEQQVPDYKSLVPQVYTDPEVLALCAEGDRKRASQTYHDLTHFTLVRDVAVSLATSIDNLIPGMLSPHTREVIIPVAGFLHDVGGGINPDDHARVGAQWSRKYLKKLGFTRDDIREISRVIACHRSEVVLKPRSFSRRNYADAAWAIVVIADKAVGDEERVRPGPAAELARLREEHKMSEWKGSEHDQVNFAIKSADLVLDGRGKGATDPGVIVLKLRLDEEVASPEQVYKLYGRRFHACGKAAQYLGFVFRLEFNGERYFYDKKSQGWKRVETIHATMPEDPVAPSGSTK, encoded by the coding sequence ATGGAACAACAAGTTCCCGATTACAAGTCCCTCGTTCCGCAGGTCTACACCGACCCGGAAGTACTGGCTCTGTGCGCTGAGGGCGACCGTAAGCGGGCCAGTCAGACCTATCACGACCTGACGCACTTCACCCTGGTTCGCGACGTCGCGGTCAGCCTGGCCACGTCGATCGACAACCTGATTCCCGGGATGCTCTCGCCCCACACCCGTGAGGTGATCATCCCCGTCGCCGGCTTCCTGCACGACGTTGGCGGTGGCATCAACCCTGACGACCACGCTCGCGTCGGCGCTCAGTGGTCGCGCAAGTACCTGAAGAAGCTCGGTTTCACGAGGGACGACATCCGCGAGATCTCTCGCGTGATTGCCTGCCATCGTTCCGAGGTCGTCCTCAAGCCGCGCTCCTTCAGCCGTCGGAACTACGCCGATGCTGCCTGGGCAATCGTCGTCATCGCCGACAAGGCGGTCGGCGACGAAGAGCGCGTTCGTCCCGGCCCGGCCGCTGAACTCGCCCGTCTGCGCGAAGAGCACAAGATGAGCGAATGGAAGGGCAGCGAGCACGACCAGGTCAACTTCGCCATCAAGAGCGCCGACCTGGTGCTCGACGGTCGCGGCAAGGGTGCAACCGACCCCGGCGTGATCGTGCTCAAGCTCCGTCTCGACGAGGAAGTCGCCTCGCCGGAGCAGGTCTACAAGCTCTACGGTCGTCGTTTCCACGCCTGCGGCAAGGCAGCTCAATACCTGGGCTTCGTCTTCCGCCTGGAGTTCAACGGTGAACGCTACTTCTACGACAAGAAGTCTCAGGGCTGGAAGCGCGTCGAGACCATCCACGCGACGATGCCCGAAGACCCTGTCGCACCGTCCGGCTCCACGAAGTAA